Proteins from a single region of Thermodesulfobacteriota bacterium:
- the argF gene encoding ornithine carbamoyltransferase: MPKSLLSIFDLEKKDIEQIIERAFKLRNLKKRGKRINTLKGKAVGMIFEKLSTRTRISFEVGINQLGGYALYINPSDLQLGRGESVADTARVISSYLDGVIVRTFDHERVNEFAINSSIPVINALTNLEHPCQIISDLFTLKDKGLDIEKMKLAYIGDGNNVANTLIGAAAIIGFHVSIATPEGYEPNENIVRSAKSLKNGIIEIANNPKVAIEGADVLYTDVWISMGQEKERRKISALFKPFQMNKELICSAKPNALVMHCLPAHRGEEITDEVVDGPRSIVFEQAANRLIVGQAILEKCVGF; encoded by the coding sequence ATGCCTAAAAGTCTGCTCAGCATCTTTGACCTAGAAAAAAAAGACATAGAACAAATTATAGAAAGAGCCTTCAAACTAAGAAACTTAAAAAAGAGAGGGAAAAGAATAAATACGCTCAAAGGAAAGGCTGTTGGAATGATCTTTGAAAAACTCTCCACAAGAACCAGGATATCTTTCGAGGTAGGGATCAATCAACTTGGAGGGTACGCTTTATATATTAACCCAAGTGACCTGCAGCTTGGGCGCGGCGAGTCCGTGGCCGATACCGCAAGAGTTATCTCGTCTTATCTTGATGGTGTAATAGTCAGAACCTTTGATCATGAAAGGGTTAATGAATTTGCGATTAACTCTTCTATTCCCGTTATTAACGCACTCACTAATCTAGAGCATCCATGTCAGATCATCTCTGATTTATTCACATTAAAGGACAAGGGATTAGATATAGAAAAAATGAAGCTCGCCTACATTGGAGACGGCAATAACGTCGCAAATACACTCATCGGCGCCGCTGCAATTATTGGATTTCATGTGTCAATTGCGACCCCGGAGGGATATGAACCAAATGAAAATATAGTAAGAAGTGCAAAAAGTTTGAAAAATGGGATAATCGAAATAGCAAATAATCCCAAAGTGGCGATCGAAGGCGCAGATGTATTGTACACAGATGTATGGATAAGCATGGGACAAGAAAAAGAGAGAAGAAAGATTTCAGCGTTGTTTAAGCCGTTTCAAATGAACAAAGAGCTCATTTGTTCCGCTAAACCTAATGCATTGGTAATGCATTGCCTACCAGCACACAGGGGAGAAGAGATAACCGACGAAGTAGTCGATGGTCCCCGGTCAATCGTTTTTGAACAGGCTGCTAATAGATTGATAGTCGGTCAAGCCATACTCGAGAAGTGTGTTGGCTTCTAA